The following proteins are encoded in a genomic region of Brachypodium distachyon strain Bd21 chromosome 1, Brachypodium_distachyon_v3.0, whole genome shotgun sequence:
- the LOC104581272 gene encoding LOW QUALITY PROTEIN: pentatricopeptide repeat-containing protein At2g37310 (The sequence of the model RefSeq protein was modified relative to this genomic sequence to represent the inferred CDS: inserted 8 bases in 6 codons; deleted 8 bases in 4 codons; substituted 2 bases at 2 genomic stop codons) — MAGVDPVGRLAADQKLHARLVGSSPPPILSNFLGSKLISLYSRTARLDDARRVFDAIPHPNIFDWNAILILLSLHSPELSAAIRLFAGSGVXPDEVTVSALLKSLVASGSGLSPLVTGELHALALLRGFGTYLFVSNGLVSEYGNGGVGDICPARAVFDEMPRRDALSWNSLISAFSRGGWYRRRECRELFDELVRARAISSVSXQTLSLTSVLHACAQLRGVDFAXRIAAESGLHFYVETRNLVTGFYAKCGRLQYARXRNTVSYSAMITGCMNNAHVDEGTSLFPRHQADAKVINLWNALIPGXNGFXSDVLGLLPNAAKIAIIIPSVTLFSTLLGAKQAHGYXDQSNNAVSALIDAYAKSGFLGMAKKVFESNENRSTIVWASIIAAAVTHGDIVEALGLFSQMVSAGTGPDTVTFNVALTACAQASKVAEAREVFDSMQIVFGISPVMEQYACIVSVLSRAGMLKDPLELVNKMPFELNAKVWGSLRNGTAAVGDVELGRFAFDRQFMIEPKNTGNYIVRXNLYSNAGKWEEDEIIRSMLCGVGLEKVTGCSLELSGSIVRKVFLLWIHC; from the exons ATGGCAGGGGTGGACCCAGTCGG TCGTCTCGCCGCCGATCAGAAGCTCCACGCCCGCCTCGTCGGCTCGTCGCCCCCTCCG ATTCTCTCCAACTTCCTCGGCTCTAAGCTGATCTCCCTCTACTCCAGGACCGCACGCCTCGACGACGCCCGCAGGGTGTTCGACGCCATCCCCCATCCTAACATCTTCGACTGGAACGCCATCCTCATCTTGCTCTCCCTCCACTCGCCCGAACTCTCTGCGGCAATTCGTCTTTTCGCTGGCTCCGGCG TCCCCGACGAAGTCACCGTCTCCGCACTCCTCAAGTCCCTTGTCGCATCCGGATCGGGCCTGTCCCCGCTCGTCACAGGGGAGCTCCACGCCCTCGCGCTCCTGCGCGGATTCGGCACATACCTTTTCGTCTCAAATGGACTCGTCAGTGAGTACGGGAAC GGGGGAGTGGGGGACATATGCCCTGCTCGCGCggtgtttgatgaaatgccaCGCAGGGACGCCTTGTCCTGGAATTCGCTTATATCGGCTTTTTCCCGTGGAGGGTGGTAC AGAAGGCGAGAATGCCGGGAGTTGTTCGATGAATTGGTGCGGGCTCGTGCCATTAGTAGTGTTT GCCAAACATTATCACTGACAAGCGTGCTACATGCTTGTGCCCAGCTCAGGGGTGTTGATTTTGC CCGGATTGCCGCTGAGAGCGGTCTTCACTTCTACGTCGAGACGCGGAACTTAGTGACCGGGTTTTACGCCAAATGTGGGCGGTTGCAGTATGCACG AAGAAATACAGTCAGTTACAGTGCCATGATTACTGGTTGCATGAACAATGCGCATGTGGATGAGGGAACTAGTCTTTTC CCAAGGCACCAAGCGGATGCTAAAGTCATCAACTTATGGAATGCATTGATTCCTGGTTAAAATGGATTCTAGTCTGATGTTCTTGGATTACTGCCCAATGCAGCTAAGATTGCAATTATCATCCCTTCAGTTACATTGTTCTCAACTTTACTTGGAGCAAAGCAAGCTCATGGTT GTGATCAGAGCAACAATGCTGTGAGTGCATTGATCGATGCTTACGCAAAGTCTGGATTTCTTGGTATGGCCAAGAAGGTGTTTGAATCGAATGAGAATAGAAGCACAATTGTTTGGGCATCAATCATAGCGGCAGCCGTGACTCATGGAGACATTGTGGAAGCATTGGGCCTTTTCAGCCAGATGGTCAGTGCTGGCACTGGGCCGGATACTGTAACTTTCAACGTTGCGCTCACTGCATGTGCTCAGGCGAGTAAGGTAGCTGAAGCTCGTGAAGTTTTCGACTCCATGCAAATTGTGTTTGGTATCAGTCCAGTGATGGAGCAGTATGCTTGCATAGTTTCTGTGCTCAGCCGTGCTGGTATGCTTAAGGATCCCCTTGAGCTTGTAAACAAGATGCCTTTTGAGCTAAATGCAAAGGTCTGGGGTTCATTGCGTAATGGAACAGCAGCAGTTGGTGATGTTGAGCTTGGTCGGTTTGCATTTGATCGACAATTTATGATTGAGCCTAAGAACACCGGTAACTACATTGTGA ATAATCTGTACTCAAATGCTGGCAAAtgggaagaagatgaaatcATAAGGAGTATGCTCTGTGGAGTTGGATTGGAGAAGGTTACTGGGTGTAGTTTGGAATTGAGCGGGTCAATAGTTCGCAAGGTTTTCTTGTTGTGGATACATTGTTAA
- the LOC112269716 gene encoding zinc finger MYM-type protein 1-like, producing the protein MKRKNQGFGKTPSISCWYKPVPVASNSSSSIPAVQNIVVSSEEENANPSEEEHPSVDDNSTDNPIDMQTDDQNIVASVEVSEQARVGSTTYERDPGKRQQIWELPLDKQEEARRFYISEGPFQPYMANYPHNEHRRRVQYSYFTNFSWLEYSLVKHHAYCLPCFLFTRKPNGRCGSDTFTIDGFLNWKKVNAGKNCAFLTHMGKDSNSAHNFSVRSFHSLKNSMTHIDKAIVQASAKMIGNARQRLKVTIDSIRWLTFQACAFRGHDESPGSINQGNFLELIKLLALYNKEVNEVVLQNAPRNAKYTSGEVQQEILQLLSRRVQKNIIEEIGTSKFCIMVDEARNESKKEQMALVIRFVNKEGFIKERFLDVIHVKDIVASTLKDAICAVLVDNNLNVQDIRGQGYDGASNMRGEWNGLKALILNECPYAYYVHCMAHQLQLALVAASREVPDVHNFFQHANFIINVVSASSKHNDELLAKQAIEIAREIELGELDRGKGANQIGSL; encoded by the exons atgaagaggaagaatcAAGGGTTTGGAAAGACGCCATCAATATCATGTTGGTACAAACCAGTACCAGTTGCTTCAAATTCAAGCTCTAGTATTCCTGCTGTTCAGAATATTGTAGTATCATCTGAAGAGGAAAACGCAAACCCATCTGAGGAAGAGCATCCATCTGTAGATGATAACTCAACTGATAATCCAATTGATATGCAAACTGATGATCAGAATATTGTAGCATCAGTGGAAGTTTCAGAACAGGCTAGAGTAGGAAGTACAACATATGAACGGGATCCGGGTAAACGCCAACAAATTTGGGAACTCCCTCTGGATAAGCAAGAAGAAGCTCGTCGATTTTATATTTCAGAGGGCCCCTTTCAGCCATACATGGCCAATTATCCGCATAATGAACATCGTCGTCGAGTCCAATATAGCTATTTCACTAATTTTTCTTGGCTAGAGTATTCACTTGTTAAACATCATGCATATTGCCTGCCTTGTTTCCTCTTCACAAGAAAGCCAAATGGTAGATGTGGCTCGGATACATTCACAATCGATGGATTTTTGAACTGGAAGAAGGTGAATGCTGGAAAAAATTGTGCTTTCTTAACTCACATGGGCAAAGATTCAAACTCTGCTCATAACTTTTCGGTTCGATCGTTTCATAGTCTGAAAAATAGTATGACTCATATCGACAAGGCGATTGTACAAGCATCTGCAAAAATGATTGGAAATGCAAGGCAAAGGCTTAAAGTTACAATTGATTCCATCAG GTGGTTAACATTCCAAGCTTGTGCTTTTAGAGGCCATGATGAATCTCCAGGATCCATAAATCAGGGTAATTTTCTTGAACTGATAAAGTTATTGGCTTTGTATAACAAGGAGGTGAATGAGGTTGTCCTACAAAATGCTCCACGCAATGCTAAGTACACATCTGGAGAGGTACAACAAGAAATTCTTCAGTTACTATCTCGTAGAGTGCAGAAAAATATTATAGAAGAAATTGGTACTAGCAAGTTCTGTATAATGGTGGACGAAGCTCGAAATGAATCCAAAAAAGAGCAGATGGCATTGGTCATTCGATTTGTTAACAAGGAAGGGTTTATAAAGGAGCGGTTCCTTGATGTTATTCATGTAAAAGACATAGTTGCATCGACTCTGAAGGATGCAATTTGTGCTGTCCTTGTTGATAATAATCTGAATGTGCAAGATATCAGAGGACAAGGATACGACGGGGCAAGCAACATGAGAGGGGAATGGAATGGACTGAAGGCTCTTATTCTGAACGAGTGCCCTTATGCATATTATGTCCATTGCATGGCTCATCAGTTACAGTTGGCTCTTGTTGCAGCATCAAGAGAAGTGCCTGATGTGCACAATTTTTTTCAGCATGCAAATTTCATCATAAATGTGGTTAGTGCGTCGTCTAAACACAATGATGAGTTACTTGCAAAACAAGCTATTGagattgcacgtgaaattgaATTGGGAGAGCTCGATAGAGGCAAAGGGGCAAATCAAATAGGCTCTTTATAG